One genomic region from Bacillota bacterium encodes:
- a CDS encoding RNA-binding protein: MTKTLYVGNLPFTCEDRDLAAAFGSAVEVVSARVVTDRETGRSRGFGFVEIPADKVEATVSSFNGTDLGGRQIVVNEARERSERPSRRW, translated from the coding sequence ATGACAAAGACCCTTTATGTTGGCAACCTACCGTTTACGTGCGAGGATCGAGACCTCGCGGCAGCTTTCGGTTCCGCTGTTGAGGTCGTTTCTGCCCGCGTGGTGACAGACAGGGAGACCGGTAGGTCACGTGGTTTCGGATTCGTTGAGATACCTGCCGATAAGGTGGAAGCCACCGTTTCGAGTTTCAACGGAACGGACTTGGGCGGTCGGCAGATCGTAGTAAACGAGGCCAGGGAACGGAGCGAGCGCCCGAGCAGGCGCTGGTAG
- a CDS encoding ABC transporter ATP-binding protein yields the protein MRGPVNWHVWNPGDSNRGIRSPLAKGDCRGENNLIKTVNLSKRFGTKVAVDDLNLEVGEGEVLGILGPNGAGKTTTIRMLAALIAPSKGEAYVAGYRTGVDDRRIRSVTGILTETPGFYDRLSAWRNLEFYAQMYEMPAPARRERIGRLLEMMGLKESASSPVGTFSKGMKQKLAIARALLHEPRVVLLDEPTSGLDPESARTVREMIRDMRAAGKTMLVCTHNLEEAERLSDRLAIVRQRLIRFDTAENLRRELFGRRVVMRLDSRATDVEDVVRRLPHVRGVSASNRTLTLDVADPERHNPDVIKAVVEAGGRIQFVDEERFTLEDVYLRLIGGDER from the coding sequence ATGCGGGGGCCGGTCAATTGGCATGTCTGGAATCCTGGGGACTCTAATAGAGGGATCCGTTCACCCCTCGCCAAAGGGGATTGCAGGGGGGAAAACAACTTGATCAAGACGGTCAACCTGTCGAAGCGTTTCGGCACGAAAGTCGCCGTGGACGACCTCAACCTGGAGGTCGGCGAGGGAGAAGTGCTCGGGATCCTTGGGCCGAACGGCGCCGGCAAGACGACGACAATCCGCATGCTGGCGGCTCTGATAGCGCCTTCCAAGGGTGAGGCGTACGTCGCGGGATACAGGACTGGGGTCGACGACCGGCGGATCAGGTCGGTTACCGGGATCCTCACCGAGACGCCCGGTTTCTACGACAGGCTCAGCGCCTGGAGGAACCTCGAGTTCTATGCCCAGATGTACGAGATGCCCGCGCCGGCCAGGCGGGAGCGCATAGGCCGGCTACTCGAGATGATGGGTCTCAAGGAAAGCGCGTCATCCCCGGTCGGGACGTTCTCAAAGGGGATGAAGCAGAAGCTCGCCATCGCGAGGGCGCTACTGCACGAACCGAGGGTCGTCCTGCTCGACGAACCCACGTCCGGGCTGGACCCGGAATCGGCGAGAACGGTGCGCGAGATGATCCGCGACATGAGGGCCGCGGGGAAGACCATGCTCGTGTGCACGCACAACCTGGAGGAGGCCGAGAGGCTCAGCGACAGGTTAGCCATCGTCAGGCAGCGCCTGATACGCTTCGACACCGCCGAGAATCTCCGGCGCGAGCTGTTCGGAAGGCGTGTGGTGATGAGGCTCGACTCCCGCGCGACTGACGTCGAGGACGTGGTGCGCCGCCTGCCCCACGTGCGGGGTGTGTCGGCTTCGAACCGGACGCTCACCCTCGACGTGGCGGACCCCGAGCGTCACAACCCCGACGTCATCAAAGCGGTCGTTGAGGCGGGCGGGCGCATACAGTTCGTCGACGAGGAGCGCTTCACCCTTGAAGACGTGTACTTGAGGCTGATTGGGGGGGACGAGCGGTGA
- a CDS encoding ABC transporter permease subunit: MRIAAIIRKEWEEALRNWLVLSSIVIPPVLFIGIQLMAFREALSKTADPRMQQALVSQMMTMYLFIPLIAPTSILAYSVVGEKTNRSLEPLLATPITDSEFMLGKALAGIIPGLASTWGAYGLFLVAAWLVIGPWIMPVVASPTWLLIILVMGSILSFDAAMLELIVSSRVNDPRAAQQLGAMLVIPVVILSIGLGLGKVLIGPVTVLAACAVLLVVGCFMFRAAVSLFQRETILTRWK; this comes from the coding sequence GTGAGGATCGCGGCCATTATCAGGAAGGAATGGGAAGAGGCCTTGCGAAACTGGCTCGTCCTGTCGTCGATAGTCATCCCGCCGGTACTGTTCATCGGCATTCAGCTGATGGCGTTCCGTGAGGCGCTGTCGAAGACCGCGGACCCGCGCATGCAGCAGGCGCTGGTGTCGCAGATGATGACGATGTACCTGTTCATCCCGCTCATCGCGCCGACGTCGATACTGGCGTACAGCGTGGTCGGGGAGAAGACCAACCGCAGCCTGGAACCGCTGCTGGCGACCCCCATCACCGACTCCGAGTTCATGCTCGGCAAGGCGCTGGCGGGGATCATCCCCGGCCTGGCGAGCACCTGGGGGGCTTACGGCCTGTTCCTGGTTGCGGCCTGGCTCGTGATAGGCCCATGGATAATGCCCGTGGTCGCCTCGCCGACCTGGCTGCTGATCATCCTTGTGATGGGGTCCATCCTGTCTTTCGACGCCGCCATGCTCGAGCTCATCGTTTCCTCCCGTGTCAACGACCCCAGGGCAGCGCAACAACTGGGCGCTATGCTGGTGATACCCGTCGTCATCCTCTCCATCGGACTGGGGTTGGGGAAGGTGCTGATCGGTCCGGTTACCGTCCTCGCGGCGTGCGCCGTGCTGCTGGTGGTGGGTTGCTTCATGTTCCGCGCCGCCGTATCGTTGTTCCAGCGCGAGACGATTTTGACCCGCTGGAAGTAA
- a CDS encoding RNA-binding protein: MTKTLYVGNLPFSCGDQDLAAAFASVIEVVSARVVTDRETGRSRGFGFVEVPDDKAELAVSSFNGAELGGRQIVVNEARERTERPKKRW; encoded by the coding sequence ATGACCAAGACCCTTTATGTTGGCAACCTGCCGTTCTCGTGTGGAGACCAGGATCTTGCCGCAGCTTTTGCCTCCGTTATCGAAGTCGTTTCGGCTCGTGTTGTGACCGATAGGGAGACCGGAAGATCGCGCGGTTTCGGTTTCGTCGAGGTTCCTGACGACAAGGCGGAGCTCGCCGTTTCGAGCTTCAACGGAGCCGAACTCGGCGGCCGGCAGATCGTAGTAAACGAGGCCAGGGAACGGACTGAGCGCCCGAAAAAGCGCTGGTAG
- a CDS encoding cation-translocating P-type ATPase translates to MLSAGAGRGSVVAVGGDDFVDLTGLTKAQAKELLEKIGPNELRPEPSRGILLRFAEQLKQVLVIMLLAAAIISAAAGEWLDFAAILAIVVINAAIGVLQEYRAEKALQALKRLAAPVARVLRDGAWTAVPARDLVPGDVVSLEAGDRVPADLILLESANLRVDESILTGESVPVEKMPAAGSRAGGDSALYATTTVVYGRGKGRVDLTGMDTRVGRLAATLSSAPDEEPPLKRKLEQMGKNLGIAAVVLIGLTFVAGILRGEPSLEMLLAAVSLGVAAIPEGLPAIVTIVLAIGTQRMSARRAIVRRLAAVETLGSVTVICTDKTGTLTRNEMSVTELLAGGRKYVVTGGGYDPLGEVIPVDVDGIPMPPAPLTAPRGASGPDGLRGPLEALLAGGVLASDAELQQGESGWEIVGDPTEGALVVVAAKAGLGRESLAPVYPRVDEIPFDSARKMMSTIHRYAPADGQASHVTLTKGAPSIVLERCSHAWMDGGVVPLTAEVRSQIAAASQDMAQRALRVLALGYHRFDHRPEPAGEVIEEGLTFVGLWGMIDPPRPESRKAVEDCRAACVRPVMITGDQAPTAMAIAHSVGIATGGMPPVSGAEIDRSSDDRLAEMVKRSSVFAEVSPEHKSRIVHALKRGGEVVAMTGDGVNDAPALKWADIGISMGLKGTDVAKEASDLILADDNFATIVAAVEEGRIVYSNIVKAIRYLLSCNSGELVTVTGAILAGLGSPLSPIQILWVNLVTDAGPAIALGMDRSEAGVLRFSRPNPRDNLLSAGMTVRLLAEGLLIGGLGLGGYWFALARGGRDYARTVCFLVLALSQMFHAQNCRSPRRSLLGMGLFRSRPVNLALLASLVLQGLAVFSPLRRAFGAVPLAAGDLAVVVLAAASVIPLGELLKAALRRRTASA, encoded by the coding sequence ATGTTATCCGCGGGCGCGGGGCGAGGTTCGGTCGTCGCCGTAGGCGGAGACGATTTTGTAGACCTCACGGGCCTCACGAAAGCGCAGGCAAAGGAGCTGCTCGAGAAGATCGGCCCGAACGAGCTCAGGCCGGAGCCGTCCAGGGGCATCCTGCTGAGATTCGCAGAGCAGTTGAAGCAGGTCCTGGTGATAATGCTCCTCGCGGCGGCCATCATCTCGGCCGCAGCCGGGGAGTGGCTGGATTTCGCCGCGATCCTCGCGATCGTGGTCATCAACGCGGCGATCGGAGTGCTGCAGGAATACCGCGCCGAGAAAGCGTTGCAGGCGCTCAAGCGGCTCGCCGCGCCCGTAGCCAGGGTCTTGAGAGACGGGGCGTGGACGGCAGTACCCGCCCGTGACCTCGTACCCGGAGACGTCGTGTCGCTCGAGGCCGGCGACCGCGTCCCTGCCGACCTGATCCTCCTGGAATCGGCCAACCTGCGGGTCGACGAATCCATCCTCACGGGCGAGTCGGTACCAGTTGAAAAGATGCCGGCCGCCGGCTCTCGCGCCGGAGGTGATTCGGCCCTGTACGCCACCACCACCGTGGTATACGGCCGCGGCAAGGGGCGGGTCGACCTCACGGGGATGGACACCCGCGTCGGTAGACTCGCGGCTACGCTATCGTCTGCGCCGGACGAGGAGCCCCCGTTGAAGCGGAAACTCGAGCAAATGGGCAAGAACCTCGGCATCGCTGCGGTCGTACTCATCGGACTGACGTTCGTGGCCGGCATCCTGCGGGGAGAACCCTCCCTCGAAATGCTGCTGGCGGCGGTCAGTCTCGGCGTCGCTGCCATACCCGAGGGTCTCCCGGCGATCGTCACGATCGTCCTGGCGATCGGGACCCAGAGGATGAGCGCGAGGCGGGCGATCGTGAGGAGGCTCGCCGCGGTCGAGACGCTTGGCTCGGTGACGGTCATATGCACGGACAAGACAGGCACGCTAACGCGAAACGAGATGAGCGTAACCGAACTCCTCGCAGGTGGCAGGAAATACGTTGTGACCGGCGGGGGTTACGACCCGTTGGGTGAGGTCATCCCTGTGGACGTGGACGGCATCCCCATGCCCCCTGCGCCGCTGACCGCGCCACGCGGCGCCAGCGGGCCTGATGGCCTGCGCGGTCCCCTGGAGGCGCTCCTCGCGGGCGGGGTTCTGGCCAGCGACGCCGAGCTGCAGCAGGGCGAGAGCGGCTGGGAGATCGTCGGAGACCCGACTGAGGGCGCCCTGGTGGTCGTCGCCGCGAAGGCGGGGCTGGGGCGCGAGTCCCTCGCCCCAGTATATCCGAGAGTTGACGAGATCCCGTTCGACTCAGCGAGGAAGATGATGAGCACGATCCACCGGTACGCTCCGGCTGACGGCCAGGCGTCTCACGTCACGCTGACGAAGGGCGCGCCCTCGATCGTACTCGAGCGATGCTCGCACGCCTGGATGGACGGGGGTGTCGTACCGCTCACCGCAGAAGTACGATCGCAGATCGCCGCCGCGTCACAGGACATGGCACAGCGGGCATTGAGAGTGCTCGCGCTGGGTTACCACCGATTCGACCACAGGCCCGAACCGGCCGGCGAGGTCATTGAAGAGGGGCTCACCTTCGTGGGTCTGTGGGGGATGATCGACCCGCCGAGGCCCGAATCCAGGAAGGCCGTGGAGGACTGCCGCGCGGCGTGTGTTCGCCCGGTCATGATTACTGGAGACCAGGCGCCGACCGCGATGGCAATAGCGCACTCGGTCGGGATAGCCACCGGCGGGATGCCGCCTGTTTCCGGGGCGGAGATAGACCGGTCCAGCGACGACCGGCTCGCAGAGATGGTGAAGCGCAGCAGCGTCTTCGCCGAGGTCTCGCCCGAGCACAAGTCCCGGATCGTACATGCCCTGAAACGGGGCGGCGAGGTCGTGGCGATGACCGGAGACGGGGTGAACGACGCCCCCGCCCTGAAGTGGGCGGATATCGGGATATCCATGGGCCTGAAAGGAACCGACGTGGCGAAGGAAGCCTCCGACCTGATACTGGCCGACGACAACTTCGCCACGATCGTCGCCGCCGTTGAAGAAGGGCGGATCGTCTACTCCAACATCGTCAAGGCGATACGTTACCTCCTTTCGTGCAATTCCGGGGAATTGGTCACGGTGACGGGCGCCATCCTGGCGGGGCTCGGCTCACCCCTGTCCCCCATACAGATCCTGTGGGTGAACCTGGTGACGGACGCGGGTCCGGCGATCGCCCTGGGTATGGATCGTTCAGAGGCCGGCGTGCTGCGGTTCTCGCGGCCCAACCCGAGAGATAATCTGCTTTCCGCCGGCATGACCGTGCGGTTGCTGGCAGAGGGTCTCCTCATAGGCGGGCTGGGGCTGGGCGGGTACTGGTTCGCGCTGGCGCGGGGCGGTCGCGATTATGCGAGGACGGTTTGCTTCCTGGTGCTCGCGCTGAGCCAGATGTTCCACGCTCAGAACTGCCGCTCCCCGCGCCGCTCACTGCTGGGGATGGGACTTTTCCGCAGCAGGCCCGTCAACCTGGCGCTGCTGGCTTCGTTAGTCCTGCAAGGGCTGGCGGTATTCAGCCCGCTACGCCGCGCTTTCGGCGCCGTGCCGCTCGCGGCCGGCGACCTCGCGGTGGTGGTGCTCGCGGCGGCCTCCGTTATCCCCCTGGGCGAGCTGCTGAAGGCCGCGCTCAGGCGGCGCACAGCGAGCGCGTGA
- a CDS encoding TRAP transporter large permease subunit, with protein sequence MTPALLFGTLLVLLLLNIPIGVALGLASITALVFGAISGSNPATVAAIGGIMIPAMVKAGYPRDFAAAVAAAGGDARRHHTPEYPDGDLRGGGQRLDSHSVPRGVHPGNRDGAIPHCDHLGLRPG encoded by the coding sequence ATGACGCCCGCGCTGCTATTCGGCACTCTACTGGTTCTCCTTCTACTGAACATCCCGATTGGAGTGGCCCTGGGGCTTGCCTCGATAACGGCCCTGGTGTTCGGCGCCATTTCGGGGTCCAATCCCGCAACGGTGGCAGCTATCGGCGGGATCATGATCCCGGCTATGGTGAAAGCCGGTTATCCGAGGGATTTCGCCGCCGCGGTGGCTGCGGCGGGGGGGGACGCTCGGCGTCATCATACCCCCGAGTATCCCGATGGTGACCTACGGGGTGGTGGCCAGCGTCTCGATAGCCATTCTGTTCCTCGCGGGGTTCATCCCGGGAATCGTGATGGCGCTATCCCTCATTGCGATCATCTGGGTCTCCGCCCAGGATGA
- a CDS encoding dihydropteroate synthase yields the protein MKITTREASLMRRFPVIIVGGRINTSLPGIDRMVDSRDSKSIADLAIYQRDLGACAIGVNAGTRVDSEEKDVAWLVKTVQQSTRLPVWIDTPNPVAMESGLLAYDDSCGPPFVDSATAEPDRLRAMTALASRYDAFLVGLMLDESGVPPTPDARVSAGAKIVEHALSAGIPAERIFLDPLVMPIGTDRKNILTFRDTLLLAKAKLGMRISCAPDNVSFGLPATGLVDQTLTVMCVTWGADLLLLELDEQMTAAVRASAMLLGRDEHCRHFLKGFRAGLYRGFH from the coding sequence GTGAAGATCACAACGCGAGAGGCATCGCTGATGAGGAGGTTCCCGGTGATCATCGTTGGAGGTAGGATAAACACGTCGCTTCCAGGGATAGACCGGATGGTTGATTCCAGGGATTCGAAGTCCATAGCAGATCTCGCCATTTACCAACGCGATCTCGGTGCCTGTGCCATAGGAGTAAATGCGGGGACCAGGGTCGACAGCGAGGAAAAGGACGTGGCCTGGCTGGTCAAGACCGTCCAGCAGTCCACCCGGCTCCCGGTGTGGATAGACACGCCGAACCCGGTCGCAATGGAATCGGGGTTACTTGCGTACGACGATTCGTGTGGCCCACCTTTCGTCGACTCAGCAACGGCGGAACCTGATAGGCTCCGTGCCATGACGGCCCTTGCGAGCAGGTACGACGCTTTCCTGGTGGGGCTAATGCTCGACGAAAGCGGGGTCCCCCCTACCCCCGATGCAAGGGTGTCAGCAGGGGCGAAGATCGTAGAGCATGCCCTATCCGCCGGTATTCCCGCAGAGCGGATCTTCCTTGACCCACTTGTCATGCCGATCGGAACTGACCGCAAGAATATCCTCACATTCAGGGACACCCTGTTGCTCGCGAAAGCAAAATTGGGCATGCGTATATCCTGCGCTCCCGACAACGTGTCGTTCGGCTTGCCTGCAACGGGCCTCGTGGATCAGACGTTGACCGTGATGTGCGTGACGTGGGGAGCCGACCTGCTGTTGCTTGAACTGGACGAGCAAATGACCGCGGCTGTTCGCGCGTCGGCGATGCTGCTGGGCAGGGATGAGCACTGCAGACACTTCCTGAAGGGGTTCAGGGCCGGGCTCTACCGGGGATTCCACTGA
- a CDS encoding type II toxin-antitoxin system VapC family toxin, translating to MLGLLEKVKRGEILLSMCVVNLGEVLYIIEREESVQAAQIALATIDGLPIRQVNASRELTLQAAHYKALYRMSYADCFAMGLARQLGAVLVTGDPELRAQDEVELLWMGN from the coding sequence GTGTTGGGTCTCCTGGAAAAAGTGAAGCGCGGGGAGATCCTCCTCAGCATGTGCGTGGTCAACCTGGGCGAGGTCCTTTACATCATAGAGCGAGAGGAGTCGGTCCAGGCTGCTCAGATAGCGCTGGCGACCATCGACGGCCTTCCAATCAGGCAAGTGAACGCTTCCCGCGAACTGACGCTCCAGGCGGCGCACTACAAGGCGCTGTACCGGATGTCGTACGCTGACTGCTTTGCGATGGGTCTTGCCAGGCAACTGGGCGCGGTGCTGGTCACCGGCGACCCCGAACTACGAGCGCAAGATGAAGTCGAACTCCTCTGGATGGGGAATTGA